A window of Amycolatopsis sp. 195334CR genomic DNA:
GTCAGGTCGCCGCCGGGCCCGGGCAGCTTGAAGTCCACAATGGACTCGGAAAGGAAGTAGATGCGCTGCGCCAGTTCCCCGGTCAGTTCGGCGGGGAGCGGTGCGGTCAGCGCGATGCGGTGTTCGGCCATGGGTGCCTCCTCGGCGGTCACGCTCAGCTGGGCACGCCGAGCAGGCTGGCGACGATGTCGCGCTGGATTTCCGAGGTACCGCCGTAGATCGTGCCGCCGAGCGCGTCACGGAGCTCGCGTTCGACGCCGAACTCGGTGAGGTACCCGCGGGCACCGTGCAACTGGACCGCGTCGAGCATGGAGCTGAGGTGGCTCTCGCTGATCGCCAGCTTGGCGATCGCCGCGTCCAGCGGTGCCAGGTGGCCCTCGCGCTTGCGCCAGGCGACCTTGTACAGCGCCAGCCTGGCCAGCTCCAGGCGGACCTTCATGTCGGCGATGCGGTGGCGGACCGCCTGGTTGGTGCCGATCGGCCTGCCGAACTGCACGCGGTCGCGGGCGTGCGCGACGCAGTCGTCGAGCACCCGGTCCATCACGCCGATCTGGCTGGCGAACAGCAGGCTGCGCTCCCAGTCGATGGAGCTGGTGAACAGGTTGAACCCGTTGCCCTCGGCGCCGAGCAGGTTGGCCGCGGGCACCCGGCAGCCGTCGAGTTCCACCTGCCCCATCTCGGTCGACCGCAGCCCGGCCTTGTCCCAGCTGCGGCTCACCGTGACCCCGGGCAGGTCCCTGGTCACCACGAACGCGGTCAGCGCGCCGGCCGCCGGGGCGTCCGGGCCGCCGGTGCGGGCGAAGGTCAGGAACACGTCGGCGACCGGGGCGTTCGAGATGAAGGTCTTGGTGCCGTGCAACACGTATTCGTCGCCCTCGCGGACCGCGGTGGTGCGCATGCCGAGCACGTCCGAACCGGATTCCGGCTCGGTCAGCGCGTGCGCGCCGATCAGCGAACCGTCGGCCAGTCC
This region includes:
- a CDS encoding acyl-CoA dehydrogenase family protein, with product MDFSITAEQAALRRSVIRFARTELSDAAAESDRQARLDRESWKKCAAFGLTGWPIPTGYGGSGLDPVTIAVGLEALGYGCRDNGLVFALNNHLWACAVYLVEHGTEEQKNRFLPGLADGSLIGAHALTEPESGSDVLGMRTTAVREGDEYVLHGTKTFISNAPVADVFLTFARTGGPDAPAAGALTAFVVTRDLPGVTVSRSWDKAGLRSTEMGQVELDGCRVPAANLLGAEGNGFNLFTSSIDWERSLLFASQIGVMDRVLDDCVAHARDRVQFGRPIGTNQAVRHRIADMKVRLELARLALYKVAWRKREGHLAPLDAAIAKLAISESHLSSMLDAVQLHGARGYLTEFGVERELRDALGGTIYGGTSEIQRDIVASLLGVPS